The Streptomyces sp. NBC_00775 genome includes the window CGACCACGGTGATGTGGACGCCGAACTCCAGCACCAACAACGCATGGACCATCACCGGCACCTCCGTGAACAAGGACCGATGAACAAGGACCGATGAACAAGGACTCGATGAACAAGGAGAAGTAGATGCGATGTAGATCCCTCTTCATGCCCCTGGTGGCTGCGGTGCTTCTCGTCATGTCCGCTGCCGGCACGGCGCTGAGCAACAGCGCCGACGCAAGCACGCCGTCGCCGTCCACAAGTGCCGGTGCCGCCGCGGCGACTCCCGGATGCGGCAAGGCCCCGACGCTGACCAGCGGTACGCATACGATCTCGAGCAGCGGCCAGAACCGCAGCTACATTCTCAGGATCCCGGCGAACTACGACAACAACCGCCCCTACCGGCTGGTCTTCGGATTCCACTGGGTGGGCGGTACGGCCAACGACGTCGACTCGGGCGGAACGGACGGGTACAACTGGTCCTACTACGGCCTGAGGCGGCTGGCGGACAGCGCGAACAACGGCACGATCTTCGTGGCGCCCCAGGGCATCAACAACGGTTGGGCCAATTCCGGCGGTCAGGACGTGACCTTCGTCGACGACCTGGTCCGGCAGATCGAGGCGGGCCTGTGCGTCGACACGGCGCAGCTGTACGCCGGGGGCTTCAGCTACGGCGGGGCGATGACGTACGCCCTGGCCTGCTCCCGTGCGACGGTCTTCCGTGCGGTCGCGGTCTACTCCGGCGCGAACCTCAGCGGCTGCGGCGGCGGCACTCAACCCATCGCGTACATGGGGCTCCACGGCATCAGTGACAACGTCCTGCCCATCTCTTCGGGACGGGCGCCGCGCGACACGTTCGTACGGAACAACGGCTGCACCGCGCAGAACCCACCCGAGCCGTCGTCCGGCAGCCGGACACACATCGTCACCGCCTACTCGGGGTGCACGTCCGGGCACCCCGTCGTGTGGGCCGCGTTCGACGGTGGGCACGACCCCGGCCCCCTCGACGGGGGCGGCAGCGGCTGGCGGACCTGGACGTCGGGAGAGGTGTGGAAGTTCTTCACCCAGTTCGACTCGTCGACCCAGCCCCCGCCCACCGGCCGGCAGATCGTGGGCGGGCAGTCCGGCCGCTGCGTCGACATCGACAACTCCACCACGACCAACGGCACCCAGGCACAACTGTGGGACTGCAACGGCGGCACCAACCAGCGGTGGACCTACACCGACAGCAGGCAACTCATGGTCTACGGCAACAAATGTCTGGACGCCTCCGGGAGGGGGACCGGCAACGGCACCGCGGCGGTGATCTGGGACTGCAACGGGCAGACGAACCAGCAGTGGAACATCAACGCCAACGGCACGATCACAGGAGTGCAGTCGGGGCTGTGTCTTGATGCCGTCGGCGCGAACACCGCTAACGGAACCAAGATCCAACTGTGGAGCTGCTCGGGCGGAGCGAACCAGCAGTGGAGTCTGCAGGGCTGACAGGAGCT containing:
- a CDS encoding ricin-type beta-trefoil lectin domain protein, whose amino-acid sequence is MPLVAAVLLVMSAAGTALSNSADASTPSPSTSAGAAAATPGCGKAPTLTSGTHTISSSGQNRSYILRIPANYDNNRPYRLVFGFHWVGGTANDVDSGGTDGYNWSYYGLRRLADSANNGTIFVAPQGINNGWANSGGQDVTFVDDLVRQIEAGLCVDTAQLYAGGFSYGGAMTYALACSRATVFRAVAVYSGANLSGCGGGTQPIAYMGLHGISDNVLPISSGRAPRDTFVRNNGCTAQNPPEPSSGSRTHIVTAYSGCTSGHPVVWAAFDGGHDPGPLDGGGSGWRTWTSGEVWKFFTQFDSSTQPPPTGRQIVGGQSGRCVDIDNSTTTNGTQAQLWDCNGGTNQRWTYTDSRQLMVYGNKCLDASGRGTGNGTAAVIWDCNGQTNQQWNINANGTITGVQSGLCLDAVGANTANGTKIQLWSCSGGANQQWSLQG